One part of the Gossypium raimondii isolate GPD5lz chromosome 1, ASM2569854v1, whole genome shotgun sequence genome encodes these proteins:
- the LOC105781444 gene encoding probable serine/threonine-protein kinase WNK11: protein MMPSVNPDQSDKDSEPFVEVDPTGRYGRYTELLGSGAVKKVYRAFDQEEGIEVAWNQVKLRNFSDDPAMIDRLYSEVRLLRSLTNNNIISLYSFWRDEEHNTLNFITEVCTSGNLREYRKKHRQVSMKALKKWSKQILKGLNYLHSHEPCIIHRDLNCSNVFVNGNTGQVKIGDLGLAAIVGKNHSAHSILGTPEFMAPELYDEHYTELIDIYSFGMCVLEMVTLEIPYSECDNVAKIYKKVSSGVKPQALDKVRDADMRAFIERCIAQPRERPSAAELLKDPFYDEVDDYDENV from the exons atg ATGCCTAGCGTCAACCCAGACCAATCCGACAAGGATTCCGAGCCCTTCGTGGAGGTCGATCCGACCGGTCGTTACGGTCGGTACACCGAACTTCTAGGATCCGGAGCCGTCAAAAAAGTTTACCGGGCATTCGATCAAGAAGAAGGAATTGAAGTTGCATGGAACCAAGTCAAGCTAAGGAATTTCTCCGACGATCCGGCGATGATCGATCGGCTTTATTCGGAGGTTCGGTTGTTAAGGTCATTAACCAACAACAACATAATCTCGTTGTACAGTTTTTGGCGTGACGAGGAACATAACACACTCAATTTCATAACCGAAGTATGTACTTCGGGAAATTTGAGGGAATATAGGAAGAAACATAGGCAAGTCTCAATGAAGGCGTTGAAGAAGTGGTCAAAGCAGATTTTGAAAGGCTTGAATTATTTACATTCACATGAGCCTTGTATCATTCATAGAGATCTCAATTGCAGCAATGTTTTTGTTAATGGAAACACTGGTCAG GTTAAGATTGGTGATTTGGGGTTGGCGGCGATCGTGGGGAAGAACCACTCGGCGCATTCAATCCTCGGGACGCCCGAATTCATGGCGCCAGAGTTGTACGACGAGCATTATACCGAACTCATTGACATATACTCATTTGGCATGTGTGTGCTTGAGATGGTGACCTTGGAAATTCCCTATAGCGAGTGTGATAATGTGGCCAAAATTTACAAGAAAGTGTCAAGTGGGGTGAAGCCTCAAGCCTTGGACAAGGTTAGAGATGCAGATATGAGGGCATTCATTGAGAGATGCATTGCTCAGCCCCGGGAAAGACCGTCCGCGGCGGAACTGCTTAAGGATCCGTTTTACGACGAAGTTGATGATTATGACGAAAACGTTTGA
- the LOC105787206 gene encoding probably inactive receptor-like protein kinase At5g41680 — MSGESSRKMQRREGFNMLVKGLICIAVVPLLATVCMGGELSESQSLLSFIRSVDPQRKLGAYQWNEFSTSPCLVKSEVVKCNLQGTSIIEIRLESLNLSGVINADALCKLQSLEVLSLARNQIHGTIPRSISYCKRLRYLNLSSNSLSGRVSWSTLTKLKYLKSLDISNNHFTNQEFEHVYKYSQLNATVQNEIVAGTPGESNNNKSNTLLWTLVPLFLGLGFFFMFLYCMGKILGKRRKANEIPMAIKESPLKHVPVNAIQELKPEGRHQELVFFVEDHERFKLDDLLDASANLRSQSLYTSLYKVILKNNATYAVKRLKKLHVSFKEFEQTMRRIGNLKHRNVLPLVGYSCADTEKLLFYKYQSNGSLLSLLQGYIEGKKEFPWRFRLTIATGIARGLAFIYQSSNDQDSIPHGNLKLSNILLGENMEPLISEYGISRLLDPKKNCLVSSNGYMAPEKSLSEQGDVFSFGIILLELLTGKTVEKTGVDLPKWVGSMVREEWTGEVFGKDVTKDSMQWAFPLLNIALKCVSHSPKDRPTTAEVLQKIDEALFAHEDRTVSSMSSWESGPRDCCMLHSVIPETWDTPGSNY, encoded by the exons ATGAGCGGTGAAAGTAGTCGAAAGATGCAGAGAAGAGAAGGCTTTAACATGCTTGTCAAGGGGCTAATATGCATTGCAGTTGTTCCTCTGTTAGCCACAGTGTGTATGGGAGGTGAGTTAAGTGAATCCCAATCTTTGCTTAGCTTCATTAGATCAGTTGATCCACAAAGGAAACTAGGAGCTTACCAATGGAATGAGTTTTCAACAAGTCCCTGCTTGGTTAAATCTGAAGTTGTGAAGTGCAATCTGCAGGGTACCTCCATAATAGAAATAAGGCTTGAAAGCTTGAATCTCAGTGGGGTAATCAATGCAGATGCCCTTTGTAAGCTCCAAAGCCTTGAAGTTCTTAGCTTAGCGAGGAACCAAATACATGGGACGATACCTCGGTCAATATCGTACTGCAAAAGGTTGAGGTATCTAAACTTAAGCAGCAATTCTTTAAGTGGGAGAGTTTCATGGAGTACTCTAACCAAGTTGAAATATCTCAAGAGCTTGGACATCTCCAACAATCATTTCACTAACCAAGAATTCGAGCACGTTTATAAGTATAGTCAGTTAAATGCAACAGTTCAGAATGAAATTGTTGCAGGAACACCAGGAGAGTCTAATAATAACAAGTCAAACACACTATTGTGGACTTTGGTACCTTTATTTCTTGGCCTTGGGTTCTTCTTTATGTTCTTATACTGTATGGGCAAGATACTAGGTAAAAGAAGGAAAGCTAATGAGATTCCAATGGCTATCAAAGAATCTCCTCTCAAACATGTTCCAGTCAATGCTATACAAGAACTGAAGCCTGAGGGTAGACATCAAGAGCTTGTGTTCTTTGTTGAAGACCATGAAAGGTTTAAACTAGATGATCTACTAGATGCCTCAGCTAATTTACGAAGCCAAAGCCTTTATACCAGCCTTTACAAGGTAATACTTAAGAACAATGCTACTTATGCTGtcaaaagattgaagaaattgCATGTTTCTTTTAAAGAGTTTGAGCAAACAATGAGGCGGATAGGGAACTTGAAGCATCGAAACGTTCTTCCACTTGTCGGATATAGTTGTGCCGACACAGAGAAACTTCTTTTCTACAAGTACCAGAGCAATGGAAGCCTACTAAGCTTGCTACAAG GCTACATTGAGGGTAAAAAAGAATTTCCATGGAGATTTAGGCTGACAATAGCAACTGGAATTGCAAGGGGATTGGCATTCATATACCAGAGTTCCAATGACCAGGACAGCATTCCTCATGGAAATCTAAAGCTATCAAATATATTGTTGGGTGAAAACATGGAACCATTAATAAGTGAATACGGGATCTCAAGGCTCTTAGACCCCAAAAAGAATTGCCTCGTCTCCTCCAACGGTTACATGGCACCCGAGAAGAGTTTATCGGAACAAGGCGATGTCTTCAGCTTCGGGATTATCCTACTGGAGTTACTAACCGGAAAAACAGTGGAAAAAACCGGGGTAGACCTTCCTAAGTGGGTGGGGTCAATGGTGAGGGAAGAATGGACAGGAGAGGTGTTTGGCAAGGATGTCACCAAAGATTCAATGCAGTGGGCATTTCCTTTGCTAAATATTGCTCTTAAGTGTGTCTCACATTCTCCAAAAGATAGACCAACTACAGCTGAGGTTTTGCAGAAGATAGATGAGGCTTTGTTTGCGCATGAAGATCGTACGGTCTCCTCTATGTCTTCATGGGAATCTGGTCCCCGTGATTGTTGTATGCTGCATAGTGTCATACCTGAGACTTGGGACACTCCAGGATCAAATTATTAG